The DNA window GATAGAGCCATTTTGACTATTGAGCAAATGGAAAGTCGTGGGCTGAGACCAAATTGTATTGCTTTTAATTCTGTGATTGATAAGTTTTGTGAAATGCAGATGATAGATAAGGCGGAGGGATGGGTGAAGAAGATGGTAGGGAAGGGAATAGCCCCAAGCGTGGAGACATATAATATCCTTATTGATGGCTATGGAAGGCTGTGTGTTTTTTCTAGGTGTTTCCAGATTCTTGAAGAAATGGAGGAAAATGGGGAAAAGCCGAATGTTATAAGCTACGGCTCTCTCATAAATTGTTTATGCAAGGATGGGAAAATTCTTGAGGCAGAAATGGTCCTTAGGGATATGGTAGGCAGAGGGGTTTTGCCTAATGCAAATATCTATAATATGCTTATTGATGGTAGTTGTACAGTGGGGAAGTTGAGAGAGGCTTTGAGATTCTTTGATGAGATGTCGAAAAATGAGATAGGCGCAACGATTGTAACATACAATTCCCTCATTAAAGGGTTATGCAAAATGGGAAAGTTAAAGGAAGCTGAAGAGATGTTTTTCCTAATTACTAGTACGGGTCACTGTCCTGATGTGATCACATACAACTCCTTAATCTCAGGGTACTCAAATGCTGGAAACTCGCAGAAATGTCTTGAGCTATATGAAACTATGAAGAAGTTAGGCATAAAACCTACTATAAATACATTTCATCCTCTAATCAGCGGGTGCAGCAAGGAAGGGATAAAGCTCAAAGAGACACTGTTTAATGAAATGTTGCAGATGAATTTGTCCCCAGATCGAGTTGTGTACAATGCTATGATTCACTGTTATCAAGAGACTGGGCATGTTCAAAAGgcattttctttgcaaaaagaGATGGTAGACATGGGAGTTCGTCCTGATAACAAGACCTATAATAGTTTGATTCTGGGCCACTTAAAAGAGGGGAAGTTTTCGGAAACAAAGGATCTTGTCGATGACATGAAGGCTAAAGGATTAATCCCTGAAGCTGATACCTATAGCTTGCTGATAAAGGGACATTGTGACCTGAAGGATTTTAATGGAGCATATGTTTGGTATAGAGAAATGCTTGAGAACGGTTTCCTTCCTAATGTCTGCATCTGCAATGAGCTATCCACTGGCCTTAGAAAGGAAGGGAGGTTGCAAGAGGCCCAGAGCATCTGCTCTGAAATGATTGCTAATGGAATGGATAATTTGGACACTAATGAGGACCTCTCTGACGTTGCCAAAATGTAAGAGATATTCTTGGTACCCTTAAGCTATCTGCAGAGActatattttatcatatttcttttcttcacaTGTCAACACCCCCCCAAAACCATTTCATAGAAAACTTTTGCAGGCAACACAACAACACCGATGCTCATTAACTATCAGATGCTAGCAGTTGAAATGCGGAGGCAGAGTTCCCTTGTAGTCGCGTTCTCCAGTTCCCAGGTACTTATCTCAAGTTTGCTCCGACAAGTGAAAATCCGAGAATTTTCATCTGCGAAACTGTCAAAACATCCAAATCATGATGTTTGATATTCATACGTGATTCTTTTTCTAAACTACGAGTTCTTTGCTCTTCTTGTTTCACTAGGCAAGTGTAACGGTGCCACAAAGGTTTCCAAGTAGTTCATTGGAATATGTCATGACAAGCACGAATGCAACCCTGACCCTTCATTCCTAAATCCTCTCTATCTTGCTccatctttctcttctcttcttcactGCTGTTTTTCACGGGTGAGTAACTTccctcctttccttttctttcactggctgacttttctctttttttcatctATTGTGGTCTTTGGGCTGGATTGCCAGAATACTTTGCGGTTATTATTGCTTTTTATAGGTTCTGATTTTTTCGttacttttccatttttttggggTGTGGTCTTCAGTTTTTGCACCAGTTGTGTCATGATATCATTAGAAATGGTGTTTGCTATGCGGAAACAGCCATTTTTCACCTACAAATATCAGCTTTTCTTCTTGGTATACCCGTTCCTATGTGGTCGAGTTCTTATGACACTGCATTTTTATCATTCTTTCTTTGCCTCCTATGATTGAACGGTGATTGTTTTTTCTGGGTCTAGACTATGTTTCTCATGTGTGCAGTGCTGCAATGTGACCACTGCATcaccattcttttcttttctgtcccTTTTCCTCTGCTTTCCATTCTATTTGTTTCCTAGCATGTTCATTTTGCTCTTTTCAGGggctgttaatttttttacacaTCCTCTCTTCATCGTATTGCAGGTTTGCTGTGCAGTGCTGGCTACTTTCCCAGTGCTGCTTCACTGATTTAACATGTTTGTGTTTCAAtcaattggttctttgacaaataGTTTATGGTTGTGACACAGGAGTGCTGAATTTTCATCTCTTTATTGtatgttaaaataatcttaTCCTAGGTGGCTTTCAAGTTCAGATTGTAATCTTTacatattgtccaaccatgcaTGCATTGGAGTTTTCTACataaagttatttttgttttagtttttaagcTTTCAAGTATCTGTTTGTGTTTCTAATGAGCCAAAAACATgtgatgattattatttgtcTAGATTTTTGTTATAGTAatttatttgggttttaatcATGTCATCTTGGTGTTTTCCTAGATTTGAAGGGTTGTTCCAAGTATATAAAGTTGAATTAGATAATGTATTTGGATCTTTTAGCAAAATCTGAATTAAGAGTCTTTTGACTTGGCCTTTTGCACAATATCAAGTTTTGTATCTCCTTTGTGAGTGGTGGATTTATTCCTTAACTCTATATCTCTAAAGTGGTGGTATGATCTAGTTCTTTAGGGTGGTGAGTTTGGTATTCATTtctatatcttttttgttttgtaccTTAGAGTGGTGAACATAAATTATCATGTGTATGAGTGAACTGCAACTTTGTGATTTTCATACCTTCACGGGATCTGGTTGTGTCATCTAATCATTTTCATACGTCTCTGCTGTGGTTGGGTGCCAACTCGAGTTTCATGGTGTGTTTGGTCATCACAGATGATTGTTTCGGTCATTTGTGTGTTGTATAGGCTGGCTTGCCAATTTTGTAGCTCTTGCTTCACTATTTTTCGTTTCCAGCTGCTCTGTTGTGGAATGCAAAGCTTTTTAGGGCATTTATTTTCTCATGATGAGTTTGGATTAGTCTGCACCGATATGCATTAATCACGGATCTTTGCTTGTTATTTGTACCAGGTAGGCTCAGCAGAGAACAGTTGATAATTTAATCAAGAAGGATAGAAAATGAAAATCCTCGTTGACAAGAACGGTGATGCACTGAATAGCTATACTAGAAACAACCTTCATCAAGGCCCAGGTGTGCGTGCAGGCTGTGGGAAAACAAGAATCACTCTGAAGCAACGATTTTCCCAGCTTTGATGGTGTTCTTGTGGATGCTGAGGTATGTCAAGCTCTCAGCCATTTCAAATTTTAACGATTATGATTACCAGTGCAATGTTTTATTCTCAACTTTAGAGTTTGCTTTGCAAGAAACCCACCTCAATATAGAACACCAACTAACCTTTTACTGTGACTACTATGTCTGCTATCATCTCGCCATCAGCCCATTCCTCCCTATATCTTGTTAATACACTAATTTCACTTTAATTCTGGTCTAAATTGGTAGGGTGATGCGCGCATAACCATGGATGTGAAGGGCAATGAGTGAGTCTTCTAGCATTGTCGCTGCCTAACAACTTCGACGTGTGATGGAAGAAGAGTGCAATCTCCATAGAAAGGAGCTTGGGAAGATGGGCCCACAACCCCTTACTATATAGGCACTTCAATCTTTTTAAGCAAGTCTTTTGTGTTTATTTGGCAATAGCAATTTTGAATCACAAAGCATTAGTGAAGGACGCAAGTTAAGCCATCAACTTACTTTATCATGTTAGAATTGAAATGATCAATGCTTCTCGAACCAGAAAAAAGAAGTAGATGAAAACCTTGAGGAGTTGAAGACGAGAGATAATTCACTCGAAGAAAGAAACCTGAGGCATCAATAACATGTTAGTTACATGTTACACCATGAGTTTTCAAAAGAATAATGAATACAACAAATGCAGATTCATGATTGAAAACATGTACAGACTCAAATGCTTTGAACTCCCATCTTTCATACAAACTTCATCCTATAATAGGGAAAGAAGGGTCGATCACTAAAGTTGGgaaggaggaaaaaaagaaagatgaacaAGGACAGCAGAAATAAAAACGAAAAGAGAATGGGAGGGGGTCCGCTAATCCATTACGGAAACTGTTCAATCTCTAATATACAGGAGGGTTGTGCCTTACGAACTTCCATGAGATCTGACCGATGAAATTGATTGTGCTGAGACAGAGGCTGTTGGGCTGTTAACTTCCCTATCCCCGTCGATGGCTTTTGGTTTTCCACTCAATCTTTCCATTGCATCTTGGCAAATCTCATTAAACCATTCATCTTCTGGCAGCACcctgacaaaaaaaagaaatctcagCTCCAGAAAAGCCAAGTGTTTTAATATGAAATGATTAAAACATATATGAAGGCACGCATGCTGGCTATTTTCTTGCGCACTTAACAGCTTATTTGAACGCATTTTACCTCAAAGACACGAGCTTGCAGCAGATGGCATATAATTAATGCATAATAGAATGGACTTTGTTTACCCTTATAAATTACGTTTGAGCATAAGCAGTGGATAAATTACATCCGACAACCTGATGCCTAAGACTTGCAATTTGTCTGCTTCTTGCAGCTGATTACTTGACTTTCTTCTAATAATCAGAAATTCAATTGCTTAGCAACTCATGGGCCACGACACAAAGGCTGACGTCTGGACAAGGTTATTGTAAGTTGTATCTAACACCATGATCTTACTGCTTCTCAGCAAAAGCCTCCCAAGAAACTTAGTAAtgataaaaagattcaaaactaCATAccaagttataaattaaatccAGCTTACTTCctaccaaaaataaaacaacataaccAGCTAAGGGTCTTGGGGATAACTACAAGCCTAATAATCTAGACCTCCCAATCTTCAAAATTCCCAATAACATATGCAATAACCATCATATGTCACAGTTGTTTCACAACTAGTTTTCATCTCGTCGAAATCCACTATGTTAACAAAACTTGTGCAGtgcataatatttaaaaaaaaaaaaaaaaagggaagaaaaggaaaaggaaaaggaaatgcaTTCCAAGATTATAAGTTTTACCAAACACAACATGTACATCGAGAAACAAACATGTTCCTAAGCATTTTTAACACAAGTAAAGGAGTTGAATTACACTAGTTGAGAAACACAACTAAAGAGTTAAAATAGATTCACATGAATCTATCATGCAG is part of the Populus alba chromosome 10, ASM523922v2, whole genome shotgun sequence genome and encodes:
- the LOC118060174 gene encoding uncharacterized protein isoform X1, with translation MARRLSKLQYRPLTASSKLSAIPFSTTVSAENPQNSTADGQDHLINDQIHNLRVLLQQGRNETAYNFTKSLILSNPSSFSSPSHLLSLFSSSSDDASLNLTLSDMLLSVCSESKMHRQVSELYDFMRQEGRLPSFGYVRMIVESLVESKKFDNVLDLFKEMVGLGFRPDKLVYGRAMLAAVKLGDLKLAMELFETMKRRKVVPNVFVYNVLIGGLCKEKRIRDAEKLFGEMSVRNLVPNRVTFNTLIDGYCKAGEVDVAIGLRERMKKEKVEPSIITFNSLLSGLCKARRIEEARCMLNEIKCNGFVPDGFTYSIIFDGLLKSDDGARAALDFYREAIGKGVKIDNYTCSILLNGLCKEGKVEKAEEVLKSLVEHGLVPGEVIYNTIVNGYCQIGDMDRAILTIEQMESRGLRPNCIAFNSVIDKFCEMQMIDKAEGWVKKMVGKGIAPSVETYNILIDGYGRLCVFSRCFQILEEMEENGEKPNVISYGSLINCLCKDGKILEAEMVLRDMVGRGVLPNANIYNMLIDGSCTVGKLREALRFFDEMSKNEIGATIVTYNSLIKGLCKMGKLKEAEEMFFLITSTGHCPDVITYNSLISGYSNAGNSQKCLELYETMKKLGIKPTINTFHPLISGCSKEGIKLKETLFNEMLQMNLSPDRVVYNAMIHCYQETGHVQKAFSLQKEMVDMGVRPDNKTYNSLILGHLKEGKFSETKDLVDDMKAKGLIPEADTYSLLIKGHCDLKDFNGAYVWYREMLENGFLPNVCICNELSTGLRKEGRLQEAQSICSEMIANGMDNLDTNEDLSDVAKIKLLQATQQHRCSLTIRC
- the LOC118060174 gene encoding uncharacterized protein isoform X2 encodes the protein MARRLSKLQYRPLTASSKLSAIPFSTTVSAENPQNSTADGQDHLINDQIHNLRVLLQQGRNETAYNFTKSLILSNPSSFSSPSHLLSLFSSSSDDASLNLTLSDMLLSVCSESKMHRQVSELYDFMRQEGRLPSFGYVRMIVESLVESKKFDNVLDLFKEMVGLGFRPDKLVYGRAMLAAVKLGDLKLAMELFETMKRRKVVPNVFVYNVLIGGLCKEKRIRDAEKLFGEMSVRNLVPNRVTFNTLIDGYCKAGEVDVAIGLRERMKKEKVEPSIITFNSLLSGLCKARRIEEARCMLNEIKCNGFVPDGFTYSIIFDGLLKSDDGARAALDFYREAIGKGVKIDNYTCSILLNGLCKEGKVEKAEEVLKSLVEHGLVPGEVIYNTIVNGYCQIGDMDRAILTIEQMESRGLRPNCIAFNSVIDKFCEMQMIDKAEGWVKKMVGKGIAPSVETYNILIDGYGRLCVFSRCFQILEEMEENGEKPNVISYGSLINCLCKDGKILEAEMVLRDMVGRGVLPNANIYNMLIDGSCTVGKLREALRFFDEMSKNEIGATIVTYNSLIKGLCKMGKLKEAEEMFFLITSTGHCPDVITYNSLISGYSNAGNSQKCLELYETMKKLGIKPTINTFHPLISGCSKEGIKLKETLFNEMLQMNLSPDRVVYNAMIHCYQETGHVQKAFSLQKEMVDMGVRPDNKTYNSLILGHLKEGKFSETKDLVDDMKAKGLIPEADTYSLLIKGHCDLKDFNGAYVWYREMLENGFLPNVCICNELSTGLRKEGRLQEAQSICSEMIANGMDNLDTNEDLSDVAKMQHNNTDAH